In Labrus bergylta chromosome 1, fLabBer1.1, whole genome shotgun sequence, one genomic interval encodes:
- the LOC109997666 gene encoding rho GDP-dissociation inhibitor 1, whose translation MAEDEVTEEQLAAIAAENEEQEQVNYKAPAVKSVKEIQDLDKDDESLRKYKEALLGSGPTEADPTIPNVQVTQMCLVCEMAPDPLILDLKGDLEAFKKQAFILKEGVEYKIKISFKVNREIVSGLKYVQQTYRKGMKIDKSDYMVGSYGPRPAEYDFLTTVEEAPKGVLARGNYVIKSKFTDDDKHDHLSWEWNLNIKKDWKD comes from the exons ATGGCTGAGGATGAGGTGACTGAGGAGCAGCTAGCAGCCATCGCCGCAGAAAACGAGGAGCAAGAGCAGGTGAACTACAAGGCACCAGCCGTGAAGTCTGTGAAAGAGATCCAGGATCTGGATAAAGATGACGAGAGTCTACGCAAATATAAAGAAGCTCTACTTGGCTCTGGACCCACTGAGGCTG ATCCCACTATTCCGAATGTCCAAGTGACCCAAATGTGTCTGGTCTGTGAAATGGCCCCGGACCCCCTGATCCTGGACTTGAAAG GAGACCTGGAAGCCTTTAAGAAGCAGGCCTTCATCCTGAAGGAGGGAgttgaatacaaaataaagatcaGCTTTAAG GTGAACAGGGAGATAGTTTCAGGTCTGAAGTATGTGCAGCAGACGTACAGGAAAGGAATGAAGA TTGATAAATCGGACTACATGGTGGGCAGCTACGGGCCTCGTCCTGCTGAATACGACTTCCTGACCACGGTCGAGGAGGCTCCTAAAGGTGTGCTCGCCCGAGGCAACTATGTCATCAAATCCAAGTTTACTGACGACGACAAGCACGACCACCTGTCCTGGGAGTGGAACCTCAATATCAAGAAAGACTGGAAAGACTAA